The sequence below is a genomic window from Candidatus Neomarinimicrobiota bacterium.
CTCCATCCTCAATCCTATTTCGAAGAGTTAGGCGAGAACTGGTAAGTTTAATCGCAGATATTCTCATCATCAACCCCCACGACTAATAATCGTGGGTGAGCTTCAATAATTCCATATTTTCTCATTTATCGTGAAAAACCGGTGCTTCATCCCCCCAATGAACTAACTTCTCGAAATCACCCGATATACCCTTTACCATCAATTACATTAAGCGCTATGCAAATGAATCTGGTCGCCACATTAAAAAGAATATTCAAAAAAAACTGGGTGCAGCATTTCGTCTTCTGGATTGCTCTGGTCATTTTGTTTGCGCTGTTCAGAACCATCAGAAATGATAATATCGTCCTGGCCTGGCGCACCCTGCTTTTTGAGTTGATCCCCTTCAGTGGGGTAGCCAGCGCAGTATACATTAATCTCAATATTCTGCTCCCCAGATTTCTGAGCACCAAACGTTACTACATCTATGGATTCGGACTGTTCAGTATAGCCTTGTTGAATGCGATCGTTGTATATATCATTTTTACCGTTTTTGGACCATTTATGGGTGACTTGGGACACGGTCCTCACCCCAATCGCTGGATGTTTTTCCCCGCTTATATGATGATGCAGTTTATTTTTGTCAGTATTAGCTCATTCTTTCACTTTATTCGGGAGAATAATAGGTTAACAGAGATTGCACTGTCTGTGACAGAGATCGAGAGTAATCGTCTGCGAGCTGAGTTGAATTCTCTGAAAGCCCAGATCAACCCGCATTTTTTGTTTAACACCCTCAATAATATCTACTCCTACAGCCTATTCAAATCTGAGAAAACACCTGAGATGATCCTCAAACTTTCCGGTCTGATGAATTATATCATCTATGAATGTCAGGCGGATCAAGTTGGGCTGAGCAAGGAGATCGATTTTATCCGTAATTATGTGGAGCTGGAGAAGATGAGGGTCGAGGATACACTGGAGATCAAACTGGATATTCAGGAAAATCCCTACGATTTTCAGATTGCTCCGCTCTTGTTTGTTCCCTTCCTGGAAAACGCGTTTAAGCATGGTGTCAATATCCAGGATCAGCAACCCTATATTCGGCTTCAACTGGAGGTAAGCGCATCCGGTCTCCTCCATTTTGAATGTGAAAATCTGCAGGATGATACTGAACTTGATGATCCTCAGGAGAAAAGTGGTGGGATCGGGCTGGAAAATGTTCGAAAACGACTGGAACTTCTCTATCCAGGTGCCTGTGAACTTAAGATTGACCGCGGACTCAATAAATTTCAGGTAAATTTAAAGATTCAACTAAAGGATAGTTAGATGATGGACAAGCCCAAAAAGTTAATTCGCTGTCTGATCATTGATGATGAGGCTCCTGCCAGACGGGTTGTAGCTAAATACCTGTCTGACCTTTCCGGATATGAGGTTTCCGCTGAATGCAAAAATGCCTTCGAAGCTCTGGAAGCCCTTAAAGAATTTGAACCGGAGTTGATCTTCCTGGATATCAATATGCCCAAATTAAGCGGACTGAAAATGCTGGAGTCTCTGAAAAATCCACCGCTGGTAATCATCACAACCGCCTATCGAGAGTATGCAGTGGAGGGTTTTGAATTGGATGTTGTGGACTATCTGCACAAGCCATTTTCACTACCCCGTTTTATCCAGGCTCTCAATAAGGTGCAGGATCGTCTTAGCCAGCAATCCACTACAGGTGATTCAGATCCGGAGAAAAATGATCCGGGTTTTATTTTTCTGAAACATGAAGGTGAAATGATTCGCATCGATGTGCAGAATATTGAGTATGTGGAGGCAGTGGGAGATTATGTCCAGGTTGTTGCCTCTTCAAACAAGTATCTGACCTACCAATCCATGAAAAAGACCATGGCTCTTCTTGGTGAGCGCCACTTTTACAGAGTCCACAAATCATTTATTGTTAATCTTGGTAAAGTTAATTCCATCAGTGGCAATATGATATTCCTGAGAAAAAGATCCATTCCAATAGGCGGAAATTATCGTGCAGGATTCATGAAGATCATCAAATCACACATGGCTTAGGGAAATATCATCATGGCGGAACATTAATGCACTTCCATCGTCAAATCTTTTCACTATAGTTAAGTGAAAGTCATATCAAGAAAAATTTATGAAAAAGAACCTGCAATATTTAGTCACCATCCTCCTCATGTTTATCATGTTGGGACAGGTATTCGGGCAATCCAAATACGGTCGGTTGAATGGTTTTCTCCGCGATGCTGAAACCGGTGAACCGTTGCTTTATGCAAATGTGAGTTTGAAAAACACGGGTATTGGCGCCGCTTCTGACAATTCCGGATACTATATCATTACCAATATTCCTCCGGGGAACTACACATTACAAATCATGATGATGGGGTACAACCACACAGCCAAACAGATAGTGGTGATTGCTGGTTTGGAGGAGCGACATGACTTTGAGATTCAACCTTCTTCACTTGAAGGCGAGGAAGTTATCGTTACGGGTGATCGGCAACGCTTCGAAAAGCAAATAGAAGTCAGCTCTGTCAGTCTAAGTATGCGGGATGTGAAGACCATGCCGGCTTTTGTAGAGGCTGATATTTTTCGAACACTGCAACTTTTACCGGGAGTACAGTCTTCCAGTGATTTTTCATCAGCCCTTGTTGTTCGTGGAGGAAGCCCTGATGAAAACCTGATCATGTTGGATGGTATTGAGATCTATAACCCCTTTCACCTGGGGGGTGTATTTTCCACTTTCAACGCCGATGCTATTGCTGATGCGAAGTTTTTGGCTGGTGGTTATCCAGCCTACTATGGCAATCGGATATCATCAGTGCTGAGCATTACTGGTCGCGAAGGTGATTCCCGCAAGCATAAATTATTCAATAGCCGTAAACTGGGTAAATTTTTTGACGTGAGTCAGGTCAGGGGTGAAGTAAATCTGCTCAGTTCCAAATTGCTGGCGGAAGGACCTTTGTTGAAAGGATCCTGGATGTTATCCGGCAGACGAACCTACTTTGATCAAGTCGCCCGCTTGTATTATTGGTATAAAGATGAGCCAATGGAGTGGAAGTACTATTTCTATGATGTCCAGGGCAAGATCATTCAGAATATCAATCCCACTAATCGTCTGACATTTTCACACTATGCCGGGAAGGACCGGATCTTTTTTGAGATAGGTCGAGCTGAAAATGAAGTGAATTTCAATTGGGATTGGGGCAATACAACCAATAGTTCTGAATGGCGCTGGGTTCCCAATTCGAAGTTTGTATCTACGCTTTCTTTTGCTAATACAGTTTATGAATTTGATGTAGATATGGAGTTCTCCACAACCGATACCGCAGGACAGTCCACATCATCAAACATTGTTGTTTTTAATAAGATCGATGACTGGACTCTGAAAGAAAACCTGGATTGGTTCGTTTCGTCAGAGCACACGCTCACGACGGGATTCGAAATCAAGGATCTAGGTGTTGATTTTCGGCTATCACAAGGGGAACAGGATATAATCGATGAACACGAAAAAAACATGATCTATAGCAGTATTCTCCAGGAACGCTGGCAGCCTAATCCAGTGGTCATGTTTCAAGCGGGTCTGCGTGTATCAAAATATTCCGCACATGAAAACTTGTACTATGAACCACGTCTCGGTTTCAAGTATCTGCTTTCGACGGATCTGGCTTTGAAGGGTGCCTGGGGTAAGTACAATCAGTTCATCTTTACTGCCCAGGATGAAGATGCTATTCTCAGTATCGTTGATTTCTGGAATCCTATCCCCGAAAA
It includes:
- a CDS encoding histidine kinase, with translation MNLVATLKRIFKKNWVQHFVFWIALVILFALFRTIRNDNIVLAWRTLLFELIPFSGVASAVYINLNILLPRFLSTKRYYIYGFGLFSIALLNAIVVYIIFTVFGPFMGDLGHGPHPNRWMFFPAYMMMQFIFVSISSFFHFIRENNRLTEIALSVTEIESNRLRAELNSLKAQINPHFLFNTLNNIYSYSLFKSEKTPEMILKLSGLMNYIIYECQADQVGLSKEIDFIRNYVELEKMRVEDTLEIKLDIQENPYDFQIAPLLFVPFLENAFKHGVNIQDQQPYIRLQLEVSASGLLHFECENLQDDTELDDPQEKSGGIGLENVRKRLELLYPGACELKIDRGLNKFQVNLKIQLKDS
- a CDS encoding response regulator transcription factor, whose amino-acid sequence is MMDKPKKLIRCLIIDDEAPARRVVAKYLSDLSGYEVSAECKNAFEALEALKEFEPELIFLDINMPKLSGLKMLESLKNPPLVIITTAYREYAVEGFELDVVDYLHKPFSLPRFIQALNKVQDRLSQQSTTGDSDPEKNDPGFIFLKHEGEMIRIDVQNIEYVEAVGDYVQVVASSNKYLTYQSMKKTMALLGERHFYRVHKSFIVNLGKVNSISGNMIFLRKRSIPIGGNYRAGFMKIIKSHMA
- a CDS encoding TonB-dependent receptor, with the translated sequence MKKNLQYLVTILLMFIMLGQVFGQSKYGRLNGFLRDAETGEPLLYANVSLKNTGIGAASDNSGYYIITNIPPGNYTLQIMMMGYNHTAKQIVVIAGLEERHDFEIQPSSLEGEEVIVTGDRQRFEKQIEVSSVSLSMRDVKTMPAFVEADIFRTLQLLPGVQSSSDFSSALVVRGGSPDENLIMLDGIEIYNPFHLGGVFSTFNADAIADAKFLAGGYPAYYGNRISSVLSITGREGDSRKHKLFNSRKLGKFFDVSQVRGEVNLLSSKLLAEGPLLKGSWMLSGRRTYFDQVARLYYWYKDEPMEWKYYFYDVQGKIIQNINPTNRLTFSHYAGKDRIFFEIGRAENEVNFNWDWGNTTNSSEWRWVPNSKFVSTLSFANTVYEFDVDMEFSTTDTAGQSTSSNIVVFNKIDDWTLKENLDWFVSSEHTLTTGFEIKDLGVDFRLSQGEQDIIDEHEKNMIYSSILQERWQPNPVVMFQAGLRVSKYSAHENLYYEPRLGFKYLLSTDLALKGAWGKYNQFIFTAQDEDAILSIVDFWNPIPENYKAKSVEHYILGLEQWLGEGWFASLEGYYKPYSNTLVINPNQDFLDQDDDYTEGTAEIYGTEVLLKKSSGKMTGWLGYSYMVSSQEFDFNGDGEIIESDGEVYSSKYDQPHSLNLVLNYALNKKNSFGLTMTSSSSNLYTPTVAYVPTQNGTFGYNLTNPYADFSELKGFRNSARYPNYFRMDVSYSRQIQPFGIEGLFKIQVINATNHFNTFFYNWDLEEKTVEGIGMFPFFPTFGVEFKL